The window TAactcaacaaattaaaatagtatatattttggtaaaaattaataatatagataaactATAGTCTTaccacatatatattatatatgtatatatataattaatatatgatatatttgtaaTCATATAAGACTTTATCGATGTTACTGATACCTTGTGGTGGACGTTACCGACATGTAGTAGTGCTTTTGGAGGGCGTGATGGAACAGGTGGTCTCAAATGCGGACCCGTGTAGTCAGTCTCTAGATCAATTCTTCTTGCATCCATCACCACCTTCTCTTTAATCTATTAAATcaacaaataatgaaaataatatttataaattttactttcGATATGCATATTTCTAACATACTTAAATCACTGTTGTTGATACCTTGTGGTGGACGTTGTCAAGATGCGAAGTCTCAATTCCTGGCAAAATATTTAACATCCATATTTCAAAACAGTCATATCATTaacaatatcaaaaaaatttaagtagAATACACAAAGTCGTAAAAACAATAGTAAAAATTTaagtagaatatatatatatatatatatatatttaaaaacattttaagtaGAGAAAATTGAGccaaaatagtatattttttgaactccttaaaaaaaattaagtacaATAGTTTGGCTACACACTAGAATAACATGGATTTGATACGTAAAGGCTTAGTTACATATTAATGGACCagttactaaaattttgaaataaagcATTAGTAATTAGAACATTGTTAAAATGTACCTGAAGAAAACATTGGGAGAACGAGCAAGAAGGATAATAGGATCACCAGCTTCATCTTTGAGTCAGATTTTCCAATTTTTCTGTGGTTGGTGTCTTGGTGATATGTgaattgattatataatttctttGGCTTTGTTGGATATATATACACTCATAAACATGCATGTAGACGCGTATATATAAGGTAACAGATCAACACTAAAATGAATGTTCTATTAGTTTGACTACATTCTAAGAATGATGAATCCCATGTAAAAATAGTCAAAGCAGAAACGAATACGTACCATTTATTCTTAATATGTAGACCACTGttctttccacttttggaagtTTTTCAAAGATCAAATGTATAGGATAAGTATTTTATAGTAAGGTTTTGATTTTGTACTAAGTATATATAAGATTCCAGTTTGTTAAATGgaaattatagtaaaaaaaatatcatagtCAACAAGTGGATGGTCACATGTGTCATGAGGTGCAAAATTGAGAGAGCATAAAATATTTCCCACTTAAcgatgaaatatttatttatttctattttgtgACCATATTCCTTATTTATTCGGGCGTATTCTATATTTCCATCcattaatatttatttcaaaaaatatatttctgtatttttaatccaaaatttgtatttgagtttttaaacacatgtttttttattaattagtgtGAAAAgttaatacaataaaataacTACCACATAATTATTGAGTAAGAGCATGCTAAAAAAATATTCGTATGTAAAatacaaattagaaaaattatcTAATTTCATGAAACTAGAGATCAATGTTTATCCTGAGTTTTGGAAGACCTAAGAAGACATACCTGAAAATATGTAAACTAAGAAAATAGTTTGATAATCTAATTAAAGTCTAATTCATAGTCTAAATTTGTTGTAGGGCATGTAACTTTCAATACATATTTATTGTTCAGCAAAAGAAAACATCGTTGACAATTTCATCAGACTATTGATCAGACATTAAAAATTGTTTGAATCTTGTTTCACTAGAAACGACAGCTTGttctataatatttatgaaataacAGACCAAAAATGATAATATTTATAAGAGACTAATTTACTCATAAGAAATTGTAATCATACAAGTGATTATTAGAATATGCCGAATATTACTGCGACATTACAGTATACGAGTTTAAGTTGAATAGTTAGGCGACCAATCTTGTGagatacaaaaataaacaaagacaCTAAACTTGATATTCACAATTTCCATAGCCTGCACAAATcaaaattcaatatttattaaaaattagttaccaaaaaatataattttatagtttataaaacGAAACTTACTTGGATCCATCGTAGTTATCTCTCCAGTATTTTCGAAATCACaatcaaatttgtattttccCATAGTTTGATAAAACAAGTTCATCGCGTACTCCGAGTGAGCTTTCACTGTGTTCGGCAAGTAACAAAGCCCACCTTCAATAATGGGCCTACAATCCAAACCTAGCCCACATACGTAGTCAATGTTCCTTTGTAACGCCACCGTCTCCGCACCGGCCTTTGCAACGCACCACCGCGATCCCGGATTCGATGATCTAACCTTCGGCCGGAGGATTCCGATGTCGTACAACGGCGTCAAATCAGACCGGAGTATTCCGAAGTTGCGCTCCGACGTTGGTCCTGATTTGAGGTTCTCATTGAAGAGCGCGAAAATGTAAGTCTCGAAAGACCGATTCGGCATCAACGGTGTTCCGGTACCGGAATCCACACGCGCCACCAGGTTTTTGTTAAACTCGGCCGCCGTGGAAACATCAACGCCGATCTGATCTCTATCTCCCTCCGACGGCCACCCGATCTCGCCTATGACGATCTCAACATCTGAAAACCCTAGCTTATCCATGGCGGAGTAAACCGAATCGAGCTGAGCATCGAGCATGTTTGTGTAGAGAAGCTTCGTGTGTCGATCGATTAATCCTGGATTTGGTCTAGCCAGAGCGAAATCGAGTGTTTCGATTGAGTAT is drawn from Camelina sativa cultivar DH55 chromosome 8, Cs, whole genome shotgun sequence and contains these coding sequences:
- the LOC104709330 gene encoding uncharacterized protein LOC104709330, with product MKLVILLSFLLVLPMFSSGIETSHLDNVHHKIKEKVVMDARRIDLETDYTGPHLRPPVPSRPPKALLHVGNVHHKVKEEVAMNGRRIDFEMDYTGPHPRPPGPPNAPGHA
- the LOC104706743 gene encoding glucan endo-1,3-beta-glucosidase-like, coding for MNYVLPFLYFSSFTSSVSMFNLVGLLIICLTGGAEASIGVNYGTLANNLPPPHQVAEFLLHSTVINRVRLFDADPQILQAFANTGIAVTVTVPNDQVPHLTNLTSAQKWISDQIQPHYPSTNIIRILVGNEVISTANHLLIRTLVPAMQSLHTALVSASLHRRIQISTPHSLGILSGSTPPSSAKFRRGYNTQVLKPLLSFLRATSSPFVVNPYPFFGYSIETLDFALARPNPGLIDRHTKLLYTNMLDAQLDSVYSAMDKLGFSDVEIVIGEIGWPSEGDRDQIGVDVSTAAEFNKNLVARVDSGTGTPLMPNRSFETYIFALFNENLKSGPTSERNFGILRSDLTPLYDIGILRPKVRSSNPGSRWCVAKAGAETVALQRNIDYVCGLGLDCRPIIEGGLCYLPNTVKAHSEYAMNLFYQTMGKYKFDCDFENTGEITTMDPSYGNCEYQV